In the Perca flavescens isolate YP-PL-M2 chromosome 10, PFLA_1.0, whole genome shotgun sequence genome, ATTATAGTTTTCCTTACAAGCAGCAGGGTACCAGCCCATCACCTCCACCTCAAAATGCTGCAATTAAAATGTGTCACTATCAACACTACAGATGCTGGATATGGAAAATTGTTTTACAGAGATGGTATTTTAGTTTTGTTAGTAAATGACTAAACAATTGgaaaatatgtgaaatatttttaaTTCCCTGAATATGTATTCTTTTtgataattcaattcaattaaattcaattttatttatagtatcaaatcataacaaaagttatctcgagacactttacagacagagtaggtctagaccacactctataaattccaaaaccccaacaattacagtaattccctcaagagcaagcattagcagtggctattgcgacagtggcaagaaaaaactcccttttaggaagaaacctcggcagacccagactcttggtaggcggtgtctgacgggccggttgggggcgtgatgaacagtggtgataacagtcacattagaagacACAGTGACTTTGTATATGACTTTGATAATgttaatgtagttttttttttttttatttcaggttATTTACACATTAAAACAGGATATTTTTAAAGCCAAATATTGACTTGGATCTATACATTCCCCTACAGTTACTTTGGAATTATTAGTAGATATTCATAAAATAAGACAACATTTGGGGAAATTGATAAAAGTGAATATAAAAGATACTTGCAAACTGCATCTGGAGCTCCTGTTTTATCACAGATGTTTTAACCCAACACTGGACATCAATACTTAAGAATAAAGGAGCTCTGATTCCAGTGTTTGGGTACCTTTCTTttatattcagatttttttttgtatcaagCACCTGTTCCACTAAGGTAACTTCAAACAATACTTTTAGGGTTTACGTGTCTATTTATTAACCTAATCTGAGATTTTCATAGCTTCAGAAAATGTAAAACTTACATTGAGCCATTGTTTTCATCCATTGGGAGCCTCTGTAATGTACACTTATGAGTATCTTTATCTGTGCCTTGTCTCCAGCATTCGTCATGACCTGTAAGCCACCTCTCTACATGGGCCCAGAGTACATCAAGTACTTCAGTGACAAGACCATGGATGTGAGTGTTGGACAGACTATGCTGTATTGCAGTTTCTGATGTAAGACGACCATTTGGAAGTACAGGGGTACCTCAGGCCTCTGAGATGTTCACTAAAAGCTTTGAAACAAACAGCTGTTGGGAATGTATAATTTATTCATATGCAATATAATACAAACATAAAGATGTGAGCTTCTAGTCTAATTGTTTGCATTTTGGAAAGTGTCCATCAAACATGGAATGCCCAGCATAATAGCAGTATGCcaattaatattataatatattaattaaatctcagacatacagtatattactaCAATACAACTGTCTAGGTGTGAATTACCGAGATCTATACCTGTGTAATCTGTTCTTATCTGATTCTGTGTTATTGACTCATTAGGAGGAGCTGCAGAGAGACAGTCGTGTCACCTGGATTGTTGAATTCTACGCCAACTGGTCCTCTGACTGCCAGTCTTTCGCTCCCATTTTTGCCGACCTCTCTCTCAAGTAAGACATAAGTAAAATACAGACCCTTCAGTAAATGAGATACTGAGGAACTGTCTCAGTCAGGGCTTCCCCAGGCCCTTGAATAAGTTAATAAGTCACTCATGTCATGGTAAAACGGATGTAGTTGTGATTGGCTGAGCTGTTTTCATGACAAAATactacacaaatacacacttttTTTACTATAAACCTACAAAGTCATACCTgcacttaaaggacaaatcctgcgcaaaatgaacctaggggttaataacatgtgtaccgattcaaccgttctctgggatatgttttcatactaatcgaatgtgaccagttttagcgcaaacctctaattagggcccgagtgcCGACagtggcgaaggccctattgaaactgaaggaattattattattccttcTTCCGGCAAAttaatcgcctttttgaggggcttaacctactcaaaaactcaccaaaattggcggtcgcatcaagccTGGTGAAAAGGTGCATATTTTActggtttcgggaataggcgcacagaAATgtctcgctagcgccccctacaaagagCAGGGCCCCTGCAGTAAgtttaacgtagactaacgaaacgtggtacacatatgtattgcaattttggccatttccacatggtACACTCGGTagacgtgttattaacccctaggttcatttttgCAGAATAAGCAGCCATGATATCTATTTACTTTGTAGGAAGTATATTGCTTGAAGTAGATATACCTTATGATTAATAAACAATAAGTTTAACACCCACATATTTCTTGAATCTAGTGAGTATTATATAGGCTATAATACTATTTGTTTTATCGGTTCTGCATTCACTGTAAAATCATGGTCTTTGATGTCTTGGATATAAGAGCCTTCTGCTACACAATATGTTTTGAGAGCATTTATTCAATGGAAGATTGGCTTAATAACTCCCTTCCATATTCCATACTGTTTTTCTGTCCAAATTTGACATTTATCAAAGTTAAGAATTGAATCAAATGAGCTGTTTAATTATTTTAAGATGCATTGAATGTTTCTTCAGTACTTACAATCACATTGTTGGTTTAAACCTCTGTGTTCTGCAGAATAATCTAAATCAAATGCTCTCCAAAAATAGACTACATGTTGAATGTTTGGCCAAGACTTCAGTTTTGACTTGAGGCCTAAATGTCTCGTGAATCTTCCCCTGCGTTCTGTAGGTACAACTGTCCTGGACTCAGGTTTGGAAAGGTGGACGTTGGTCGCTACGGAGAGGTTTCAGAGAGGTCGGTCATTTTCTCCGCTCTGCCACTCTTCAATGACACAGCAGTAGTTTTAATGCCACAATATCATTTGTTAATGCTTTCCACAAATTTGACAGATTATCTGAGCAGTTATTGACCATCCCATGAATTGTTTCTGAACAGGTACAGGGTTAGTACTTCTCCTCTGACCAAGCAGCTGCCCTCACTGGTGCTTTTCCAAGAAGGGCGGGAAGTTATGAGACGTCCAATGGTGGACAATAAAGGGAGAGCTGTGTCTTGGACCTTCAGTGAGGTAAGTCTTGTCTGTACTGTAAGAAACACAAGGTGCAGGTTCTGTTACATCCACACACATATGCTAATATGAAGCTTATTTCATCACTAGGAGAACATTATCCGAGAGTTTAACCTCAACGAGCTCTTCCAAAAATCCAAGAAGCTGAACAAAAGCCACGGTTTGAATGAAGAAGAGCAGAACAGCCCTCAGCCAGAGGAGGGCAGCAACGAGCTCCCTTCTGAAACCAACAACCCGGAGCAGCCCACGGAGAGCAAGAAAGATCAGTGAAGTGGATGATTCAGAGAGGGCCTGCATGAACTCTTCCATTTTCTTCAGACATTGCCATGCCTTACATTATTGCAAATGTCAAGAATATTATGGGCCAGAGAGGAAAATAGATTCAACCACTACTCAATGTCATGTCTACATTAAGTCTTTACTTTAGCAAATAAATACCCAAAACCACTGGACCACCTTTGCCTGGTCTGACTGACTGCAGTCTTGAATGCAGCTATGCAATATATAAGAAATGATTAGGCAACATTTTATTACTTATTTGTGAACAAATGcctttttttgtaattgttttttggcTACTTTCAGCAACATCACTCTTAACTTTTGCTGCCTgtattttgccattaagtgtgtTTACTGATGTTTGTTTCAAAACCAAAGTAAAAGATGAggtaaaactgaaataaaaaaaagataggcGTGCAGCTAAGACTCATGACACATTCAGTTTTTCATcagtttgacttttttattcTGAGAAgacaccttttaaaaaaatctttataaGGCCATTTTAGAAATGTCTTTAATGTACTCAGATATTTGTGTGAAACCTTTCCATTCATCACAGCTCACAATAGCAATATTTTATCTCACATAGAAGTATACTTTTACTGTACCCACATTTCAAATTGTTCAGTGGCTACCATCCTTGGCCAGAGCATGAAGAAAAGTAACACATGTTCTCTTATATCTCTATATTAATGATGCTTCTTTTCTTGTTACATCAACCATGTGGGCTTTTGACAATATTCTCACAAGTATGCACGCCAGTGAAGCATTCAGCACGACAAACAAAAGTCACATGCACACTGAAGATAGACTTGGGTTGAAAACTCGTAACACGGTCCCTTGGGTTGAACGATGATACTTGTGTGCTTCAAGCGTGTACTTTTCCCCAAAGACGTGCTACATTCAGCTAGCTTTGAAATTCTACTGctaacactcaactgtaggccttgatagaaaaaaaataaaactttaattGTAATGCCCAATCCTGAAACTGCCATACACACATCCCTCCCTCAA is a window encoding:
- the tmx2a gene encoding thioredoxin-related transmembrane protein 2-A, with protein sequence MGLITGLCTFLYHLPQIYKWLLKPYYITSLLMTVAFLVVRKAPGLCEHLATQREDGNSCDFDWREVEILMFLSAIVMMKNRRAITLEQHMGNVFLFSKVANVMLFFRLDIRLGILYLALCVAFVMTCKPPLYMGPEYIKYFSDKTMDEELQRDSRVTWIVEFYANWSSDCQSFAPIFADLSLKYNCPGLRFGKVDVGRYGEVSERYRVSTSPLTKQLPSLVLFQEGREVMRRPMVDNKGRAVSWTFSEENIIREFNLNELFQKSKKLNKSHGLNEEEQNSPQPEEGSNELPSETNNPEQPTESKKDQ